The genomic stretch TAGCGCTCGCCTATCTCTCCAAATGCAACATCCGGGCGGACACCGCCGACAGCGGCGAAGCCGCGCTGGCGATGATCCGCAGCAAACGCTACGATCTCGTGTTCATGGACCACATGATGCCCGGGATGGACGGCCTGGAGACCACCGCCCGCATCCGCGCGATGGACGACGAGTGGTGTCAGCAGATGCCCATCATCGCATTCACTGCCAATGCTGTCGCGGGGGCGCGGGAGATGTTTTTGCAGAGCGGGATGAACGACTTCATCTCCAAACCCATCGATGCCGGTGCGCTCAACCGGACGCTGGCCACCTGGCTGCCGTCCGACCGGGTGCGCGCCGCGAACCCGCCCGAGGCGCCGTCCTCCGCGAGCGCTCCGTCGCGCAGGGCGGCGCGCCTCTCACCGGCGTCTGTCCGACCGGAGGCGGACCGTCCGCCCCGCCTCGCGCGCGTACCTCCCACACAGGAAGGGTAGGGGTATCAAACGGACGTTTGACACTCCTATCAGGAAGAGACTATGATATTTTTCTCTCTTGTCCCACAGTCATCATTACACGGCGTCCGCGAAACTCCGGGCCGTCTGCCGCAAGCCTGTCAGGAAAACGCCTGGCGGGCTTTGCCGGACAGCGGCAAACCGGTCGAACCGGTCGGCGCCTCTCCGCCCGATGCGCCGGCGGCGGCGGCCGCACCGGCATCGGAGGAGAGCGCTTTGCCCATGGAAAAAGCGGAAAAGGCACAGAGTCACTTCCTGCGCGCGAGAATCCGCCACGGTTTCTCGTGGTGTCTGGTGGCGCTGTTTCTGTTCGGCGTATACACGTTCCTCTCGCTGTTTCGGTGGATGGACTGGGGCGTTCGAGAGAAGGCGTACCTGCTGCGGCAGGCGTTCTCCGGGCCGCAGTGGGAGTCCTTCTATTTCCCCTACGGCATCGAGGCCGACGCCGGCGCGCCGGCGAGGCGCGCGAGCCGCGGCCCGCCGGTGCTGAGCGCCGTGTTTGAGGTGAAGATCTCCGCCGCGCGGCGCTACGAGCTCCGCTTTCTGGTTCCCGACGACCCGGCGCACCGCTCCGACCGGGGCTGGGTCATCGCCTGTCCTCTCCGTCCGGACGCCGGCGGCGGCGGCTTCATCCGCGACGCCGCAAACGAGCGCACTTACTCCGCCGCCGCCACCCTCCAGCAGATCCACATCGACATGCTGTACTATTTCTCCCAAAACGCCCCCTCATGACGCGCCTCCGCAGGCCGTCACAGGGGGCGTTTTTCTCCTCTCCGTTGTTTTTTTATATTTAATTGCTATCCGTTGTTTTTCCTCTCGCGGAAATTGGCTGTCTGTCGGTGATTTTCTACGTTTACAAGTTGACATGCGCCGCAAAAAGTATATACTATAGGGAAAGAGGAGACGCGAGGGCGACATGTGCAGATGTTGTTCTGTTTAGCGCGCAAAGGAGAGATGCCTAATGCCAACACCATCCCCTTGACTTTATTCAATTTTTATATTGTTTATATATGTATGGTTATATGTATGGTTTAAATGTCAGCGCACGCTGTAGAGGATCTCCCCGTAGGAGGGGTAAGGCCAGTAGGGCTTCGGGACGAGCGCCTCAAGCTTGTCCACCGCCTCGCGGAGGGTCTGCATGCCGCTGAAGACCTTTTCGCGGTAATATTTTGCGCACGCGAAGGTCTCGGCGCACGCACCCGCGCCGGCCACGGCGGCCTCAAGCGCTTCCACGCCCGCCACGGTGCGTTCCAGCAGGTTGGAGAGGCTCTCGGCCAGCGCTAGCTCTGTCTTAACGGAGAGTGTCTCCGAGACCTCCCGCTTGGTCTGAATCAGTTTCACGACCCGTTGCGTGAAGGCCATCACGGCGGGGATGATGCCGCGGCGCGTCATTTCGCTCAGGGTCAGCGCCTCGATGTTCAGGGTTTTGTAATAATTTTCCAAAAGCAGTTCCGTCCGGGAGTGGACCTCGGCGGGGGAGAGCACGCCGTGCTTGTCAAGGAGCGCGACGTTGGCGTCCGCCCCAAACAGCGGCAGCGCATCCACGGTGGAAGCCAAGTTGAGCAGGCCTCGCTTCTTCGCCTCCTGAATCCACTCTTCGGCGTAGTTGTTGCCGTTAAAGATGATCCGTTCGTGCTTGGTGATCGTGTCGCGGATGATAAGGCCTATCTCGGCTTTGACGCCGGAGGCGTTCTCCAACCGGTCGGCGAACTTGCGCAACGCCTCCGCGATGATGGTGTTTAAGATGAAGTTCGGCCCCGAGATCGAGAGGGAAGACCCGGGCATGCGGAACTCGAATTTATTGCCCGTGAAGGCGAAGGGCGACGTGCGGTTGCGGTCGGTGGTGTCTTTGGGGAAGCGGGGCAGCACGTCGACGCCGATGGTCATCTGACTCTTGCCGGGGGCGTTGTAGGCGGCGCCGCTCTTGATGGAGTCGAGGATGGCGGTGAGTTCGTCGCCGAGGAAGACGGAGACAATGGCGGGCGGGGCCTCGTTGGCGCCGAGGCGGTGGTCGTTGCCGGCCGTCGCGATGGAGAGGCGCAGCAGGTCCTGGTGGTCGTCGACGGCCTGGATGACCGCCGCCAAGAACAGCAGGAAGCGCGCGTTCTCGCTCGGCGTCTCGCCCGGTTCGAGCAGGTTTTCGCCGGCGCTCGTGCCGATGGACCAGTTGTTGTGCTTGCCCGAGCCGTTGATCCCCGCGAAGGGTTTCTCGTGCAGCAGACAGACGAGGCCGTGGCGGGCCGCGACGACGCGCATCATCTCCATGGTGAGCTGGTTTTGGTCGGCGGCAATGTTGGTGGTCGTATAGATTGGCGCGAGCTCATGCTGGGCGGGCGCCACTTCGTTGTGTCTCGTCTTGCTCAGGATGCCGAGCTTCCAAAGCTCCTCGTCCAGCTCCGCCATAAAGGCGGCGATCCGCGGTTTGAGGGCGCCGAAGTAGTGGTCGTCGAGTTCCTGCCCCCTGGGCGGCCGCCCGCCGAACAATGTGCGGCCGCAATAGAGCAGATCGGGGCGTTGGTCGAGGATGCGCGCGTCGATGAGGAAGTACTCCTGTTCCGCGCCGACGGTGGTGGTCACGGAGGGCGGGTCCTGGTCGCCCAGGAGCTTCAAGATGCGCTCGGCCTGTTTGGCCACGGCCTGCATGGACCGCAGCAGGGGTGTTTTTTTGTCCAGCGCCTCGCCGGAGTAAGAGCAAAACGCCGTCGGGATGCAGAGCACGTTCCCCTTGATGAAGGCGTAGGATGTCGGATCCCACGCGGTATAGCCGCGCGCCTCGAAGGTGGCGCGGATGCCGCCCGTCGGGAAGCTGGAGGCGTCCGGTTCGCCGCGGATGAGCTCTTTGCCGGAGAACTCCGCGAGAACGCCGCCGGCGCCGTCCGGCTCGATGAAGGACTCGTGTTTCTCCGCCGTGGTGCCGGTCATGGGCTGGAACCAGTGCGTAAAGTGGGTCGCTCCCTTCTCGCAGGCCCAATCCTTCATGGTGCTTGCCACCACATTCGCCACGTCGAGACCGAGATGCCTGCGCTCTCGGATCGTGCTCCTCAACGACTTGTAGATGTCCTTCGGCAGTCTCTGCCGCATGACCTCGTCGCCGAACACCATGCTGCCAAACGTCTGT from Oscillospiraceae bacterium encodes the following:
- a CDS encoding glutamine synthetase III is translated as MADLVQTFGSMVFGDEVMRQRLPKDIYKSLRSTIRERRHLGLDVANVVASTMKDWACEKGATHFTHWFQPMTGTTAEKHESFIEPDGAGGVLAEFSGKELIRGEPDASSFPTGGIRATFEARGYTAWDPTSYAFIKGNVLCIPTAFCSYSGEALDKKTPLLRSMQAVAKQAERILKLLGDQDPPSVTTTVGAEQEYFLIDARILDQRPDLLYCGRTLFGGRPPRGQELDDHYFGALKPRIAAFMAELDEELWKLGILSKTRHNEVAPAQHELAPIYTTTNIAADQNQLTMEMMRVVAARHGLVCLLHEKPFAGINGSGKHNNWSIGTSAGENLLEPGETPSENARFLLFLAAVIQAVDDHQDLLRLSIATAGNDHRLGANEAPPAIVSVFLGDELTAILDSIKSGAAYNAPGKSQMTIGVDVLPRFPKDTTDRNRTSPFAFTGNKFEFRMPGSSLSISGPNFILNTIIAEALRKFADRLENASGVKAEIGLIIRDTITKHERIIFNGNNYAEEWIQEAKKRGLLNLASTVDALPLFGADANVALLDKHGVLSPAEVHSRTELLLENYYKTLNIEALTLSEMTRRGIIPAVMAFTQRVVKLIQTKREVSETLSVKTELALAESLSNLLERTVAGVEALEAAVAGAGACAETFACAKYYREKVFSGMQTLREAVDKLEALVPKPYWPYPSYGEILYSVR